One Burkholderia cepacia genomic window carries:
- a CDS encoding substrate-binding domain-containing protein, which translates to MRLHQRKLCQIITLLVSGMGASAAMAVTNVQGGGSSLVAPMIGLTGNPATELGLFGTAEGSFTYYPFGSGAGQNAFLNNQPTFFGAGVTGTVDFANSDAALTTAQVTAYKAGLGATSGPLIQIPYIVTAITVPVVNGPAVTSTTTPQTTPGQAHSIALNDNDLCGIFSGRITDWAGTGANHTDAVINPETGVPYTTARTPISVIYHSDGSGTTELLTRHLAAVCTMANTAQGVTFFDSMTFTASFPGGVVPANFVAASGDGGVRTQLVRLASIGTAAIAYLSPAYTNTFLAPSSTVATSAGALQLPVASLVNAKNGAYYAPTYANASVALGTVSPPSTKPIASNPLNWVPNAGNPTSGYPVSGTSQIILSQCYADASVKTAVHDFLNSHYTNASFASIVHGNGFDTVPSNYQTAISNDFLSNASGFNLDIGNASVCTGTVTGR; encoded by the coding sequence ATGAGACTCCATCAGCGCAAGCTCTGTCAGATCATCACCCTTCTCGTCTCCGGCATGGGCGCGTCGGCCGCGATGGCCGTAACGAACGTGCAAGGCGGCGGTTCGTCGCTCGTCGCTCCGATGATCGGCCTCACGGGCAACCCCGCGACCGAACTTGGTCTGTTCGGCACCGCCGAAGGCTCGTTCACGTATTACCCGTTCGGCTCGGGCGCCGGCCAGAACGCGTTCCTGAACAACCAGCCGACGTTCTTCGGCGCGGGCGTCACGGGCACGGTCGACTTCGCGAACAGCGATGCCGCGCTGACGACCGCTCAGGTCACCGCGTACAAGGCCGGCCTCGGCGCGACCAGCGGCCCGCTGATCCAGATCCCGTACATCGTCACGGCCATCACGGTGCCGGTCGTCAACGGCCCGGCCGTGACGAGCACGACGACGCCGCAGACGACGCCGGGCCAGGCGCACAGCATCGCGCTGAACGACAACGATCTGTGCGGGATCTTCTCGGGCCGCATCACCGACTGGGCCGGCACGGGCGCCAACCACACCGACGCGGTCATCAATCCGGAAACGGGCGTTCCGTACACGACAGCCCGCACGCCGATCTCCGTGATCTATCATTCCGACGGCAGCGGCACGACCGAACTGCTGACCCGCCATCTGGCCGCTGTCTGTACGATGGCCAATACGGCTCAGGGCGTCACGTTCTTCGATTCGATGACGTTCACGGCCTCGTTCCCGGGCGGCGTCGTACCGGCGAACTTCGTCGCGGCGTCAGGTGACGGCGGCGTGCGTACCCAATTGGTACGCCTTGCTTCGATCGGCACGGCCGCCATCGCCTACCTGAGCCCGGCCTACACGAACACGTTCCTCGCCCCGTCGAGCACGGTCGCGACGTCGGCCGGCGCGCTGCAACTGCCGGTGGCGAGCCTCGTGAACGCGAAGAATGGCGCCTACTACGCGCCGACGTATGCGAACGCTTCGGTGGCGCTCGGCACGGTGTCGCCGCCGTCCACCAAACCAATCGCATCCAACCCGTTGAACTGGGTGCCGAACGCAGGCAACCCGACCTCCGGCTACCCGGTGTCGGGCACGAGCCAGATTATCCTGAGCCAGTGCTACGCGGATGCGTCCGTCAAGACGGCCGTGCATGACTTCCTGAACAGCCACTACACGAACGCCAGCTTCGCATCGATCGTGCATGGCAACGGCTTCGACACGGTTCCGTCGAACTACCAGACGGCTATCTCTAACGACTTCCTGAGCAACGCGAGCGGATTCAACCTCGACATCGGCAATGCGAGCGTTTGCACGGGTACCGTGACGGGTCGCTGA
- a CDS encoding substrate-binding domain-containing protein codes for MKSSKRKICQVLALLVSSIGATAAMAAGPVIQGGGSSLVAPTLGSVSNTATEIGLFGTSNATFTYFSVGSGAGQNAFLNNQPTYFGAGVTGTVDFANSDAALTTAQLTAYKAGLGATSGPLIQIPYIVTAITVPVVNGPAVTSSITPQTTPGQAHSIALNDDDLCGIFSGKLTNWNQVVNPETGSAYALNAPIKVIYRSDGSGTTELLTRHLAAVCTPLNTQTGVTFVDSLTFTASFPGGAVPANFVAATGSGGVRTQLVNLSSAGTSAVAYLSPDYTNTFLAPSSTVVTAAGALQLPVASLVNAKNGAYYAPTYANASTALGTIAAPATKLLASNQANWVPNAGNPAAGYPVSGTSQIILSQCYANASVKSAVQDFLNKHYTNAGFASIVHGNGFDTVPSNYQTAISNDFLSNASGFNLDIGNASVCTGTVTGR; via the coding sequence ATGAAATCCAGCAAGCGCAAGATCTGTCAAGTCCTCGCTCTTCTCGTTTCGAGCATCGGCGCCACGGCCGCGATGGCCGCCGGCCCCGTCATTCAAGGCGGCGGTTCGTCGCTCGTCGCACCGACCCTCGGCTCGGTCAGCAACACCGCCACCGAAATCGGCCTGTTCGGCACGTCCAACGCCACGTTCACGTACTTCTCGGTCGGCTCGGGTGCCGGCCAGAACGCGTTCCTGAACAACCAGCCGACGTATTTCGGCGCGGGCGTCACGGGCACGGTCGACTTCGCGAACAGCGATGCCGCGCTGACGACCGCGCAACTCACGGCGTACAAGGCCGGCCTCGGCGCGACCAGCGGCCCGCTGATCCAGATCCCGTACATCGTCACGGCCATCACGGTGCCGGTCGTCAACGGCCCGGCCGTGACGAGCTCGATCACGCCGCAAACGACGCCGGGTCAAGCGCACAGCATCGCGCTGAACGACGACGACCTGTGCGGCATCTTCTCGGGCAAGCTGACGAACTGGAATCAGGTCGTCAACCCGGAAACCGGCTCGGCCTACGCGCTGAACGCGCCGATCAAGGTGATCTACCGTTCGGATGGCAGCGGCACGACCGAACTGCTGACCCGCCACCTCGCAGCCGTCTGTACGCCCCTCAACACGCAAACGGGCGTCACGTTCGTCGACTCGCTGACGTTCACGGCATCGTTCCCGGGCGGCGCCGTGCCGGCGAACTTCGTCGCTGCTACGGGCAGCGGCGGCGTGCGCACCCAGCTCGTGAACCTCTCGTCGGCCGGCACGTCCGCCGTTGCTTACCTGAGCCCGGATTACACGAACACGTTCCTCGCGCCGTCGAGCACGGTCGTGACGGCGGCCGGCGCGCTGCAACTGCCGGTGGCGAGCCTCGTGAACGCGAAGAACGGCGCCTACTACGCGCCGACGTATGCGAATGCATCGACGGCACTGGGCACGATCGCGGCGCCGGCAACGAAGCTCCTGGCCTCCAACCAGGCAAACTGGGTACCGAATGCCGGCAATCCGGCCGCCGGCTACCCGGTGTCGGGCACGAGCCAGATTATCCTGAGCCAGTGCTATGCGAATGCGTCGGTCAAGAGCGCGGTTCAAGACTTCCTGAACAAGCACTACACGAATGCCGGCTTCGCATCGATCGTGCATGGCAACGGCTTCGACACCGTCCCGTCGAACTACCAGACGGCCATCTCGAACGACTTCCTGAGCAACGCGAGCGGCTTCAACCTCGACATCGGCAATGCGAGCGTCTGCACGGGCACGGTCACCGGTCGTTAA
- the gspF gene encoding type II secretion system inner membrane protein GspF: protein MSAFRYEAIDRVGKTLRGVLEADSARAGRSHLRTQGLTPLVVELAASRLHGERNQRLALGRKLSQREQAILTRQLASLLVAGLPLDESLSVLSEQAERAYLRELMASIRAEVVGGHSFANALGQHPRDFPDIYRALVAAGEHTGKLGVVLSRLADYIEQSNALKQKILLAFTYPGIVTLIAFGIVTFLLSYVVPQVANVFTSTKQQLPTLTVVMMALSDFVRHWWWAALAAFAGVVFAIRKVLSQTGPRLAFDRWLLTAPLAGKLVRGYNTVRFASTLGILTAAGVPILRALQAAGETLSNRAMSANVDDAIVRVREGSALSRALAHTKTFPPVLVHLIRSGEATGDVTTMLDRASEGESRELERRTMFLTSLLEPLLILAMGGVVLVIVLAVMMPIIELNNMVQ, encoded by the coding sequence ATGTCGGCATTTCGCTACGAAGCGATCGATCGCGTCGGCAAGACGCTGAGGGGCGTGCTCGAGGCCGACAGCGCGCGCGCAGGCCGCAGCCATCTGCGCACGCAAGGCCTCACGCCGCTCGTCGTCGAGCTGGCCGCGTCGCGGCTGCACGGCGAGCGCAACCAGCGCCTCGCGCTCGGCCGCAAGCTGTCGCAGCGCGAGCAGGCGATCCTCACGCGCCAGCTCGCGAGCCTGCTGGTTGCGGGGCTGCCGCTCGACGAATCGCTGTCGGTGCTGAGCGAGCAGGCCGAGCGCGCATACCTGCGCGAGCTGATGGCGTCGATCCGCGCGGAAGTCGTCGGCGGCCATTCGTTCGCGAATGCGCTGGGCCAGCATCCGCGCGATTTCCCCGACATCTATCGCGCACTCGTCGCGGCCGGCGAGCACACGGGCAAGCTCGGCGTCGTGCTGTCGCGCCTGGCCGACTACATCGAACAGAGCAACGCGCTGAAGCAGAAGATCCTGCTGGCGTTCACGTACCCGGGGATCGTCACGCTGATCGCGTTCGGCATCGTCACGTTCCTGCTGAGCTACGTGGTGCCTCAGGTGGCGAACGTGTTCACCAGCACGAAACAGCAGTTGCCGACGCTGACGGTCGTGATGATGGCGCTGTCCGATTTCGTGCGGCACTGGTGGTGGGCGGCGCTCGCCGCGTTCGCGGGGGTGGTCTTCGCGATCCGCAAGGTGCTGTCGCAGACGGGCCCGCGCCTCGCGTTCGACCGCTGGCTGCTCACCGCGCCGCTCGCCGGCAAGCTCGTGCGCGGCTACAACACGGTGCGCTTCGCGAGCACGCTCGGCATCCTGACGGCCGCCGGCGTACCGATCCTGCGCGCGCTGCAGGCGGCCGGCGAGACGCTGTCGAACCGCGCGATGAGCGCCAACGTCGACGATGCGATCGTGCGCGTGCGCGAAGGCTCGGCACTGTCGCGTGCGCTCGCCCATACGAAGACGTTCCCGCCGGTCCTGGTGCACCTGATCCGCTCGGGCGAGGCGACCGGCGACGTGACGACGATGCTCGATCGCGCGTCCGAAGGCGAATCGCGCGAGCTGGAGCGCCGCACGATGTTCCTGACGAGCCTGCTGGAGCCGCTGCTGATTCTCGCGATGGGCGGCGTGGTGCTCGTGATCGTGCTCGCGGTGATGATGCCGATCATCGAGCTGAACAACATGGTGCAGTGA
- the gspH gene encoding type II secretion system minor pseudopilin GspH has translation MMTRDHETEPAHDAMRRTCGTRRAQRGFTLLEMLVVLVIVGLLVAVVTLAPSRNRRTDLAEEAQRLANLLESAGDEAQVRSMPIAWQPVGGGYRFVQRTESGAWAPMTDELYRARRWGAAVTGVSVRHTGGGEAIERVVLGSESIDVPVTITLSSGSTRLRVVGTGIGSFVVQQP, from the coding sequence ATGATGACGCGAGACCACGAGACCGAACCGGCGCACGACGCAATGCGCCGAACCTGCGGCACACGTCGTGCACAGCGCGGCTTCACGCTGCTGGAAATGCTCGTCGTGCTCGTGATCGTCGGGCTGCTGGTCGCGGTCGTGACGCTGGCGCCGTCGCGCAATCGCCGCACGGATCTGGCCGAGGAAGCGCAGCGGCTCGCGAACCTGCTCGAATCGGCCGGCGACGAAGCGCAGGTGCGGTCGATGCCGATCGCGTGGCAGCCGGTGGGCGGTGGCTACCGGTTCGTGCAGCGCACCGAGAGCGGCGCGTGGGCGCCGATGACGGACGAGCTCTATCGTGCGCGCCGCTGGGGCGCCGCGGTGACGGGCGTGTCGGTCCGCCATACGGGCGGCGGCGAAGCGATCGAGCGCGTCGTGCTCGGCAGCGAAAGCATCGACGTGCCGGTGACGATCACGCTGTCGTCCGGTTCGACGCGGCTTCGCGTCGTCGGCACGGGAATCGGCAGCTTCGTCGTGCAACAGCCTTGA
- a CDS encoding secretin and TonB N-terminal domain-containing protein: MTRSRTPTGVLALVAWFTLAALFMRVVHAQETGTAGRQPGATAHFDLPAQPLAKTLQDFARLTELIVLAPAPLLDGRTSAPVQGEFAPRDALERMLAGTGLRAEFSRPDEAIIVAQPAADTAPATVEAPADSALPIDGVGASDELRTFAGLLQAHLIDALCAQPAAVPGSYRLVAQVRIDNRGAVVAVNMVASSGLASRDAAVMRALRALKLDDAPPADLPQPVTILLRPAGNGVHFRCPRTAERN; this comes from the coding sequence ATGACTCGTTCACGGACGCCGACCGGTGTCCTGGCGCTCGTCGCGTGGTTCACCCTTGCCGCGTTGTTCATGCGTGTCGTGCACGCGCAGGAGACCGGAACCGCCGGACGTCAGCCGGGCGCCACGGCGCACTTCGATCTGCCCGCTCAGCCGCTCGCGAAGACCTTGCAGGACTTCGCGCGGCTGACCGAGCTGATCGTGCTGGCGCCTGCACCGCTGCTGGACGGGCGCACGAGTGCACCGGTCCAGGGCGAATTCGCGCCGCGCGACGCGCTCGAGCGGATGCTGGCCGGAACGGGGTTGCGTGCGGAATTCTCGCGTCCGGACGAAGCGATCATCGTCGCGCAGCCGGCGGCCGACACGGCGCCGGCCACGGTCGAGGCGCCGGCGGATTCCGCGCTGCCGATCGACGGCGTCGGCGCTTCGGACGAACTGCGCACGTTCGCGGGCCTGCTGCAGGCGCATCTGATCGATGCGCTGTGCGCGCAGCCGGCGGCGGTGCCGGGCAGCTATCGACTCGTCGCGCAGGTGCGCATCGACAACAGGGGGGCGGTGGTGGCGGTCAACATGGTGGCATCGAGTGGTCTGGCGTCGCGCGACGCGGCGGTGATGCGCGCGCTGCGCGCACTGAAGCTGGACGACGCGCCGCCTGCGGACTTGCCGCAGCCGGTCACGATCCTGCTGCGGCCGGCCGGCAACGGCGTGCATTTCCGCTGTCCGCGGACAGCCGAACGGAACTAG
- a CDS encoding RNA polymerase sigma factor gives MSDSNRSGLRNLLATRYAYLVRRLERVTGSKDGAADALHETWLRLENANVSTQVTNADAYILGMANNVAIDQHRRERRHLHDDDVETLLEMPDELADPERIVAARRKVETLKDVLRGLPPRRRAILLAARVDGLLNREIAEHFGISLRLVESELSAAMKYCLQRMQEDGDPYTGTRGGPRKF, from the coding sequence ATGTCCGACAGCAACCGCTCCGGGCTCCGGAATCTGCTGGCGACGCGCTACGCGTACCTGGTCAGGCGGCTTGAACGCGTGACGGGGTCGAAGGACGGCGCCGCCGATGCGCTGCACGAAACCTGGCTGCGCCTCGAGAACGCGAACGTCTCCACGCAGGTGACGAATGCGGACGCCTATATACTCGGGATGGCGAACAATGTCGCGATCGACCAGCATCGCCGCGAACGGCGCCATCTGCACGACGACGATGTCGAGACGCTGCTCGAGATGCCCGACGAGCTGGCCGATCCCGAGCGGATCGTGGCGGCGCGCCGCAAGGTCGAGACCCTGAAGGACGTGCTGCGCGGCCTGCCGCCGCGGCGTCGCGCGATCCTGCTGGCCGCCCGCGTGGACGGCCTGCTGAACCGCGAGATCGCCGAGCATTTCGGCATTTCGCTGCGGCTCGTGGAAAGCGAGCTGAGCGCGGCGATGAAGTACTGCCTGCAGCGCATGCAGGAAGACGGTGATCCGTACACGGGCACGCGAGGCGGCCCGCGTAAATTTTGA
- a CDS encoding FecR family protein, with translation MTKAQAQPAHDELDEASAWLLRLRSGDASQAEADAFERWCADRPQAADLLRDTWSSLRTAATELAHEERTAAAWANVAKRERTMRTGRRAFIGFAVAAGASWLAVRPPMQLWPSLGDIAADYHTGTGEQRQVALAAGMTVELNTQTRLDVLRASDAAHGVEVVAGEAEIDATPASGRAAAMQPVVVVAGGGRMQASVARFNVRRTGTQVCVTCLSGTVALEHPRGARTLNADDQVVYDDRGVQPVSRIDPGAVSAWRRGMLVFNGVPLSDVVDEINRYRRGKVILRSASLGENRMQAQFPITRLDDVIDMVGRLYGARITRLPGNIVLLS, from the coding sequence ATGACGAAAGCCCAGGCCCAACCTGCCCACGACGAACTCGACGAAGCGAGTGCGTGGCTGCTGCGTCTGCGCTCGGGGGACGCGAGCCAGGCCGAAGCCGATGCGTTCGAGCGCTGGTGCGCCGATCGTCCGCAGGCCGCCGATCTGCTGCGCGACACCTGGAGCTCGCTGCGCACGGCGGCGACCGAGCTTGCGCACGAGGAGCGCACGGCCGCCGCGTGGGCAAATGTTGCAAAGCGCGAGCGCACGATGCGCACCGGGCGGCGCGCGTTCATCGGTTTCGCGGTCGCGGCCGGCGCGTCGTGGCTCGCGGTACGCCCGCCGATGCAGCTGTGGCCGTCGCTTGGCGACATCGCCGCCGATTACCACACGGGCACCGGCGAGCAGCGCCAGGTCGCGCTGGCGGCGGGCATGACGGTCGAGCTGAATACGCAGACGCGTCTCGACGTGCTGCGCGCGAGCGATGCCGCGCACGGCGTCGAGGTCGTCGCCGGCGAAGCCGAGATCGACGCGACCCCGGCGTCCGGCCGTGCGGCGGCGATGCAGCCGGTCGTCGTGGTGGCGGGCGGCGGCCGCATGCAGGCGAGCGTCGCGCGTTTCAACGTGCGGCGCACGGGCACGCAGGTTTGCGTGACCTGCCTGTCCGGCACGGTCGCGCTCGAGCATCCGCGCGGCGCGCGCACGCTGAACGCCGACGATCAGGTCGTCTATGACGATCGCGGCGTGCAGCCCGTGTCGCGCATCGATCCGGGCGCCGTCAGCGCATGGCGGCGCGGGATGCTGGTGTTCAACGGCGTGCCGCTGTCGGACGTCGTCGACGAGATCAACCGCTACCGGCGCGGCAAGGTCATCCTGCGCAGCGCATCGCTCGGCGAGAACCGGATGCAGGCGCAGTTCCCGATCACGCGGCTCGACGACGTGATCGACATGGTCGGCCGCCTGTACGGTGCGCGCATCACGCGCCTGCCGGGCAATATCGTGCTGCTGAGCTGA
- a CDS encoding FecR/PupR family sigma factor regulator, whose product MSISQRDEYSGDAQALADEIREGAVRWLLWLRAGDATARELDAFRRWRMRSAEHARTAHELIWLWAVLGMLGQAEPDGSTQVH is encoded by the coding sequence ATGAGCATTTCGCAACGGGATGAATATTCCGGCGACGCGCAGGCGCTCGCCGACGAGATTCGCGAGGGTGCCGTCCGCTGGCTGCTGTGGCTGCGCGCCGGCGACGCGACCGCGCGCGAGCTCGACGCTTTCCGGCGCTGGCGAATGCGCAGCGCCGAGCATGCGCGCACCGCCCACGAGCTGATCTGGCTATGGGCGGTGCTCGGCATGCTCGGGCAAGCGGAGCCGGACGGCTCGACGCAGGTGCATTGA
- a CDS encoding type II toxin-antitoxin system Phd/YefM family antitoxin codes for MRTIVERFVEQSSMTIMTRLVLQCALHDDWIDGTDAGTDDEPDGDAIRETLFALAVDAIVAIAARQPGSPRAPHAFDGGLAAGFGPAVAALHDCMSRLRAGWGRALVRDSVDLLLPATAPRPREGSRSTGGMRLRVLDGGMPCGHDAAGCGCGCGNPGREAAAHARVLPVYDPELAMIVDLLPHERGRMHERAFVGALLETVRPGELWIVDGRFDIDAIVSGWPRRGGAFIVREHGRAAACRALGDWRDAGTHDGGAVREQAVGLAGERDASAALRRIEWRSAPDAVATLLTDLPAAQFDARHVVRLACRPWRDALPLGPVFDGALFGGVPARASLLASGIAALAYNAFAAMTNVVRAALELDARDAERVPSHIAEGVAATYAGMMIALPPDWWRRYDRLPAATLGQIVRMLAVQVDPRSARRRRRDNRLSAKSQALLRAATLERLLHDDGGDPAANVFSLRTIAMATRDFSSNPSKALRHAGEALVMVTKYNRPIALLVSIDDWNRLLGEVRETSLTRLSLDYAGAMQNLRPVALGDASPNQDARAAVVPAVAALSS; via the coding sequence ATGCGCACGATTGTGGAACGCTTCGTCGAACAGAGCTCGATGACGATCATGACGCGGCTCGTGCTGCAGTGCGCGCTGCACGACGACTGGATCGACGGCACGGACGCCGGCACGGACGACGAGCCGGACGGCGACGCGATCCGCGAGACGCTGTTCGCGCTGGCGGTCGACGCGATCGTGGCGATCGCGGCGCGGCAGCCGGGTTCGCCCCGTGCGCCGCACGCGTTCGACGGCGGCCTGGCAGCCGGATTCGGTCCGGCCGTCGCGGCGCTGCACGACTGCATGAGCCGGCTGCGCGCCGGCTGGGGGCGTGCGCTGGTCAGGGACAGCGTCGATCTGCTGTTGCCCGCGACGGCGCCGCGCCCGCGCGAAGGGTCCCGCTCCACCGGCGGGATGCGGCTGCGTGTGCTGGACGGCGGCATGCCGTGCGGGCACGACGCCGCCGGCTGCGGCTGCGGGTGCGGCAATCCCGGCCGCGAGGCCGCCGCGCATGCGCGGGTGCTGCCGGTCTACGATCCGGAGCTCGCAATGATCGTCGACCTGCTGCCGCACGAGCGCGGCCGGATGCACGAACGCGCATTCGTCGGCGCGCTGCTGGAAACGGTTCGGCCGGGCGAGCTGTGGATCGTCGACGGCCGTTTCGATATCGACGCGATCGTGTCGGGCTGGCCGCGCCGCGGCGGCGCGTTCATCGTGCGCGAGCACGGCCGCGCGGCCGCGTGCCGCGCGCTCGGCGACTGGCGGGATGCCGGGACGCACGACGGCGGCGCGGTGCGCGAGCAGGCGGTCGGCCTGGCGGGCGAGCGTGACGCGTCGGCCGCGCTGCGGCGCATCGAATGGCGCAGCGCGCCGGACGCCGTGGCGACGCTGCTGACGGACCTGCCGGCCGCGCAGTTCGATGCGCGGCACGTCGTGCGGCTCGCGTGCCGGCCGTGGCGCGACGCGCTGCCGCTCGGGCCGGTGTTCGACGGCGCGCTGTTCGGCGGCGTGCCCGCGCGCGCGTCGCTGCTCGCGAGCGGCATCGCGGCGCTCGCGTACAACGCGTTCGCCGCGATGACGAATGTCGTTCGCGCTGCGCTCGAACTCGACGCGCGCGACGCCGAACGCGTGCCGTCGCATATCGCCGAAGGCGTCGCCGCCACCTATGCCGGGATGATGATCGCGCTGCCGCCCGACTGGTGGCGACGCTACGACCGGTTGCCTGCGGCGACGCTCGGCCAGATCGTGCGGATGCTCGCCGTGCAGGTCGATCCGCGCAGCGCGCGGCGCAGGCGCCGCGACAACCGGCTATCGGCGAAGTCGCAGGCGCTGCTGCGCGCGGCGACGCTTGAACGCCTGCTGCATGACGACGGCGGCGATCCGGCCGCGAACGTGTTCAGCCTGCGCACGATCGCGATGGCGACGCGCGACTTCAGCAGCAATCCGTCGAAGGCGCTGCGGCACGCGGGTGAGGCGCTCGTGATGGTCACCAAATACAACCGGCCGATCGCGTTGCTCGTGTCGATCGACGACTGGAACCGGCTGCTCGGCGAAGTGCGCGAGACGAGCCTCACGCGGCTGTCGTTGGACTACGCGGGCGCGATGCAGAACCTGCGCCCGGTCGCGCTCGGCGACGCGTCGCCGAATCAGGACGCGCGTGCGGCCGTCGTGCCCGCCGTGGCCGCGCTCAGCTCGTGA
- the gspK gene encoding type II secretion system minor pseudopilin GspK encodes MHRYERGRTAAARRERGIAIVTVLLVVALAATLAASVLGRQQVATRDVENQRLATQTMWVERAAVEWARATLRAQSATSNVTFVGQPWSLPAADVRLADLLPPDAAAVNAELSRAWISGHVEDAQARFNLTNLVTRIAPGKPWQANGEGVLAYRRLLSQLSLDPALAQQTADYMLRSLRDTNGPDGWPLQLVSVDDLARIPGYDARAIAALAPLVTILPDLTTVNANTAAEPVLVAAIPTLSPSQARRLVDRRGTAYFVSTGDVAEYLAPVQGNATLPDGSSVGVDSLYFIVHCRVHSTRINARVDTLIARYGSGNFTWTSVIWVRRLTS; translated from the coding sequence ATGCATCGATACGAACGGGGGCGGACGGCAGCCGCGCGGCGCGAACGCGGCATCGCGATCGTCACGGTGCTGCTCGTCGTCGCACTGGCGGCGACGCTCGCGGCGAGCGTGCTGGGGCGCCAGCAGGTGGCGACGCGCGACGTCGAGAACCAGCGGCTCGCGACGCAGACGATGTGGGTCGAGCGCGCGGCGGTCGAATGGGCGCGTGCGACCCTGCGCGCGCAGAGCGCGACGTCGAACGTCACGTTCGTCGGCCAGCCGTGGTCGCTGCCGGCCGCCGACGTGCGGCTTGCGGACCTGCTGCCGCCCGACGCCGCGGCGGTCAACGCGGAGCTGTCGCGAGCGTGGATCTCCGGCCATGTCGAGGATGCGCAGGCGCGCTTCAACCTGACGAACCTCGTGACGCGCATCGCGCCCGGCAAGCCGTGGCAGGCCAACGGCGAAGGCGTGCTCGCGTACCGGCGGCTGTTGAGCCAGTTGTCGCTCGACCCCGCGCTCGCGCAGCAGACGGCCGACTACATGCTGCGCTCGCTGCGCGACACGAACGGCCCCGACGGCTGGCCGCTGCAACTCGTGTCCGTCGACGATCTCGCGCGCATTCCCGGCTACGATGCCCGCGCGATCGCCGCGCTCGCGCCGCTCGTGACGATCCTGCCGGACCTGACCACCGTCAATGCCAATACCGCCGCCGAGCCCGTGCTCGTCGCCGCGATCCCGACGCTGTCGCCCAGCCAGGCCCGGCGGCTCGTCGACCGGCGCGGCACCGCGTACTTCGTCAGCACCGGCGACGTCGCCGAGTATCTCGCGCCGGTCCAGGGCAACGCGACGCTGCCGGACGGCTCGAGCGTCGGCGTCGACAGCCTCTACTTCATCGTGCATTGCCGCGTGCATTCGACGCGCATCAATGCACGCGTCGACACGCTGATCGCGCGCTACGGCAGCGGCAATTTCACGTGGACGTCGGTGATCTGGGTGCGGCGCCTCACGAGCTGA